From the genome of Planctomycetia bacterium:
AGCTGGGAATTGGGAACGAGCAGCGCGTCGTCGGCATCGTCGCGGCCTTGCGACCAGAAAAGAACCACGCTTTATTCCTCGAAGCTGCCGCGCGGGTACGCGACCGTGTTCCCAACACGCGTTTCATCATCATCGGCGATGGTCCGGAACGGCTACGGTTGTTGGCGCTCGCGCATCAGCTCAAATTGAACGGCGTCGTCCATTTTCTCGGCAACCGCGCGGACGTGCCGCAATGGCTGAATCTGTGCGACGTGTTCGCGCTCAGCTCGCGGATGGAAGCCAACCCGGTCTCGATCCTGGAATCGCTCTCCTGCGGCACGCCGGTCGTCGCCCCGCGGGTGGGGTCGATTCCGGACTCGGTGACCGACGGCCTGAACGGCTACCTGGTCGAACCGCACCAGGTGGAGCCGCTTGCAGCGCGGATCGAGGAATTGCTTCTGGACGGCCCGTTGCGCAAGTCGATGGGTCGCGAAGGCCGGCACTTCGTCCTGGAACATGCCTCGCTGAGGCGAATGGTCGAGGGATATGAGGGGCTGATTGAGTTCCTGTACCGGAAATCGGCCGGGGACAAAATCTCGCGCCAACCGCGGCAAACCGCGAACTTTGCCGAAACCGCAGCCGTCTAAGCCGGGTTATTTCCTATGGAGGCCGCGCGTGCGCACCGTTTGCGCGCCGACGGCTTTACGCAAGCCATGCTCCCGCTTGAGCTTGCGCAACCTGCCGAGTTGCCGTCCCGCCAATCGTCCCGGCGATTTACGCTGGGCAACCCCCGGCTGCGGCAACTATGATGAAAGGCTTATGAGCGTTCCCCAAGTAGTTATCGTCGGCCGGCCCAACGTCGGGAAGTCCAGCCTCTTCAATTGGATGGCCCAGCGGCGGCTCGCCATCGTGGATAACGTGGCCGGCGTCACGCGCGATCGCCTCACGTACCTGATGGAGCATCGCGAGCGGTATTTCGAGCTCTGCGATACCGGCGGCATCGGCATCACGGATGTCGACAATCTCACCGAACACATCGAACAGCAGATCGAGCTGGCCATCGATTCGGCCGACTTGATTCTGTTCGTCGTCGATACGCGGGACGGGCTGACGCCGCTCGACCAAGAGGTTTCGCGGCGGCTGCGATACGTCGACGTGCCGATCCTCTGCGTCGCCAACAAGACCGACGCGCCGAGCATGGACAACCTGACCGACGAGTTTTACAAGCTCGGCCGGGGCAAGGTGATTCGCGTCAGCGTGCAGGAAAACCGCAGCCGGATGTTGCTGCTGGACGAGATCGTCGATCACTTGCCGCCGCGCGTGTTCGAAAACGATGCGCCGCCGCCGGAAGCGACCATGAAAGTGGCCATCGTCGGCCGCCGCAACACCGGCAAGAGCACCTTCGTCAACACGCTCGCCCAGGCGGAACGCGTGATCGCCAGCGAAGTGCCGGGCACGACGCGCGACAGCATCGACGTCCGCTTCGAACTCGACGGCAAAAACTTCGTCGCCATCGACACGCCCGGCCTGCGCCGCAACAAGGCGATCACCACCGATCTC
Proteins encoded in this window:
- the der gene encoding ribosome biogenesis GTPase Der, translated to MSVPQVVIVGRPNVGKSSLFNWMAQRRLAIVDNVAGVTRDRLTYLMEHRERYFELCDTGGIGITDVDNLTEHIEQQIELAIDSADLILFVVDTRDGLTPLDQEVSRRLRYVDVPILCVANKTDAPSMDNLTDEFYKLGRGKVIRVSVQENRSRMLLLDEIVDHLPPRVFENDAPPPEATMKVAIVGRRNTGKSTFVNTLAQAERVIASEVPGTTRDSIDVRFELDGKNFVAIDTPGLRRNKAITTDLDFYSFHRAQRSIRRADITLLFFDASQKISMVDKQLCDYISQQYKPCVFVVNKWDLLHNTMPTEKWVTYLRDTFRTMWHVPIAFVTGETGKNVKALLNHAQMLHKQSLQRVSTADINKLVRAALNHTPPPLFQNRRPKIYYATQVGTQPPTIVLFANDPKSLDHTYQRYLLGVFREHLPFGEVPIKLYLRRSQEGRASREGTTETAEEPEHVEEA
- a CDS encoding glycosyltransferase, which produces MPLLHRHLRSTQHDGPLTVMFVNTSLPVGGAETLLLNLVRRMDRERFLPEICCLKELGPIGEQLSEEIPAFHSLIRHKYDLKVRDRLAKLFVERGVDAVVTVGAGDKMFWGRLAAAKAGVPVILSALHSTGWPDCIERPNRWLTEITDGFIAVAPAHGRFLVEREGFPSEKVFVVPNGVDVFRYRPDLDCTAQRQELGIGNEQRVVGIVAALRPEKNHALFLEAAARVRDRVPNTRFIIIGDGPERLRLLALAHQLKLNGVVHFLGNRADVPQWLNLCDVFALSSRMEANPVSILESLSCGTPVVAPRVGSIPDSVTDGLNGYLVEPHQVEPLAARIEELLLDGPLRKSMGREGRHFVLEHASLRRMVEGYEGLIEFLYRKSAGDKISRQPRQTANFAETAAV